Within bacterium, the genomic segment GAAAAGGGGAGGAAAATGACGTATCAAATTTATGCCCTCTGCCAGGGGCGGCGGGAGTGCGATTCCTCGGTTTTGCTCTACCTGGCCGACACCGGGCACTGGACCCAGATGCCCTATTTTTTCTGGATTCTGGTGCCCGAGGGAGGAGGCGACCCGATTCTGGTGGACACCGGGTTTCTGGAGGGGCACTACCAGGCGCGCTACTCCCTGTTCGAGGATTACCGCCGGCCCCGCGATCTGCTCGCTCCCTTCGGCCTGGAGCCGGCGAAAGTGAAGACCGTGATCCTCAGCCACCTGCACTGGGACCACTTCAGCGCCTGCCGCCTCTACGCCGCCGCCGATTTTCATCTGCAAAAAAAAGAGCTCGACTTCTGGCGCGGCCCGGCCGGGAAACACCATTTTTTGAACCATTTTCTCGGGAACCTCGAGGACGCCGACTGGATCGAGAAAGAGGGCAGGCTCCACCTCGTGGAGGGGGAGGCCGAGATCGCAGACGGCGTCAGCGTCCATCTCGTCGGGGGCCACACCCCGGGCCTTCAGGTGGTCAGGGTCAGGACCGAAGAGGGATGGGCGGTGCTCGCGGTGGATGCCGCCTACGTCTTCCGCAGCTTCGAGGGGCTGATCCCGCCCGGCATTCTCGTCCGGGTGGATGAGGCGCTCGACGCCCTCGACACCATCAAGGAACTCGCCGATTCTCCCCGCCTCATCTTTCCCGGCCACGACATTGCGACTGTAAACCGCATCGAGGAGACCCACCCCGGGGTGCGGCGGCTGGCCTGAGCGCTACCTGTGAATTCCAAACGCGCCCTCCCGGCCGCGCTTCCGGGGCGCCCAAGTCGAACGCGATCCGAATCTCCTCGTATTTTCTGCACCTGCTTTTCCCTCCGCATGTGCGAGAGTGGGTTCGGCTTCCAAAAGGGGGCCGGCGCGCGACCGGGCTTCGGAAAGGGCTCCGGCGGGCGCGTGCGCGATACGGCGCGAAGTATAGAAAGGAGGCACGTTTGCACAATGGACCCTTGGTGTCATTCCGAAGGAGCGCAGGGTGGGGCCCGCAGCGACTGAGGAATCTGCTGTGGAAAAGCAGATTCCTCGCGCCTCCGGCACTCGGAATGACAAGAAAAATAAGCAGACTGACTCACTGCGGGAGTTTTGAGAGCGGCGGGGCGATTGCGGGATACTGAAGGATAATGAAGGATTTTTTGTGCGCCCGGCAGAGGAGCGGAAGGCGAGGGCGCCCGTCGCCGGGGCTTCGCGGCTAGTCCGCGATGTGCAGATCGAGGTTCGTCCGGGTGACGGCCTCCCCGCCCGCGGGCCCGACGCGGATGATATCCTCGAGGGAGCTGGTGCCCACATCGGGTTCGAAGATGCCGGGCTCGATGTTGATGTAGCCCCCCTCGGGAATCTCCTTGTCCTCCTCGGCGATGACGAAGGGTCGATCCGAGGTGCTTATCCCCGACATGTGGCCGAGGTAGATGAGGTTGTAGCTCTCCTCGTAGCCGGCGTCCTTCGCCACCTGAAAGCCCGCCTGGAAGACCTCGCCCCCCGTCGCCCCGGGGCGGATCGCCGCGAAAAGCGCATCGTACATCTCGCGGCAGGTGTCGTAGATGTGCCGCTGCTTCTCGGAGGGCGCACCGATGCTCACCGTCCGGTCGAAGTCCACGTAATAGCCCCCGTAGGAGGCCGAGAGGTCGAGCCAGAACATCTCGCCGCGCGCCATCTCCCGCGTCGTGAAGAGGAAGGGCCGCACGTTGCTCACCACCTTGCTGCCCGACCCCATGTTGATGTGGGTGGAGGTCCCGCTGCCGTGGAGAAACTCCGCTCCCATCGAGGCCATCACCCGGAGCGCCTCGATGCAGGCCGCATACTCGGCCACTCCCTCGCCGCAGGCGGCCAGCGCGGTCTGCATGCCGGCGTCCGCGATCTCGGCCGTCTTGCGGATCATCTCCTCATCGAAGGGGCTCGGCGATGTCACGATCTGCGACCAGAGCGGCGCGGCATCTACCAGCTCGGTATCCGGGGCGGCCTTCTGCAGTGCCTGATGATAGAGGGTGGGCATCTCCATCGCGCAGATGCCGATGGAGCCCGAGCCATCGAGCTCGGCCTGCTCGATGAGGCTGGTGAGCAGTTTCGTCACCTCATCGAACTGCCAGCGGTAGCGGCCGTGCGGAAAGGCGCGGATGTCCCCGATGAAGGACATCTGCTTGGCGTCCTCCAGGTTCCAGGGGCAGTCGATCATCAGGGTCTCGCGGCCGTGGCCGTCGAGAAAGAGAAACGAGCCACCCACCGGAAAGGGCTGCACATAGTTGGAGAAATAGCGGATCCAGTCCGGCTGGGGAGCGGCGCCTCCGTAGATGAGGAGCGCCTCGTGGCCCGCCTCCTTCATCAGGGCGCGCATCCGATCAAGGCGGCCGCGGGCCTCGGCCTCGGGCACCTCGGGCGCGCGCCCCTGCGCCTTGCGGAGCTCGTTTGCGAGAAAATGATCGCTCTGCCAGTTCATCGGCGCTTCTCGTTGGCGAAAAAAAATCTTTGGCGAGAAAAATGTCTCGGTTTTAGGGAACGGGAGGGATCTTACCGCGCGTCGAAGAGGCGCTCAACCGCGTGGGCGAGCTGGGCGAGGTTGCCCACCTCATGGAGGGCGTCGCAGTAGGGCTGGTACTCCGGCATGTCGGAATCACCCGTCCCCCAGAGGTAGGGCGCCTCGGGGTTCATCCAGACGATGCGCTTGGCCCTTCCCTTGAGGAGGTCCATGCAGTCGAGCCGCGGATCGTTGAAGTTGTTCCGGCCGTCCCCGAGGAAGATCACGGTCGTCCGCCTGTCGATCTCGCCCATGTGATCGCGGCACAGATCGGCGAGGCTCGCGCCGAGGTCGGTGTTGTAGTGGCCGGCGCGGAGATCATCGAGGACCATGGCGACCGCCTTCTGGGGGCGGTGTTCGTCGAACGGGTGGGAAATGTCGAGCAGCCGGTCAATGAAGGCGAAGCTCCGCGCGCGGGCCACCTGATCCTGCAGCTCGTAGATGAGTGTCAGCATGAATTCGGCGCAGTGGCGCACTGAGGTGGAGACATCGCAGATCAGGATGAGCTTGGGCTTGAGGACGCGGTGCTTGCGCTTGAGCTCGAGCGGGACGCCGCCGTAGCGCTGGTTCGCCCGGAGGGTGGCGCGCATGTCGAACTGGCCCTTGCGCGCTCTGCGGTGGCGCAGCGCCGCGCGGCTTCTGAGCCTCGCGGCGAGGCGGCGCACCTCATCGCGCACGCGCTCGATCTCGCGCTCGTCGAGCCCACGGAAGGGAAGTTCCATCACCTCATCGAGGGGGTCGCGCTTCT encodes:
- a CDS encoding Xaa-Pro peptidase family protein, which codes for MNWQSDHFLANELRKAQGRAPEVPEAEARGRLDRMRALMKEAGHEALLIYGGAAPQPDWIRYFSNYVQPFPVGGSFLFLDGHGRETLMIDCPWNLEDAKQMSFIGDIRAFPHGRYRWQFDEVTKLLTSLIEQAELDGSGSIGICAMEMPTLYHQALQKAAPDTELVDAAPLWSQIVTSPSPFDEEMIRKTAEIADAGMQTALAACGEGVAEYAACIEALRVMASMGAEFLHGSGTSTHINMGSGSKVVSNVRPFLFTTREMARGEMFWLDLSASYGGYYVDFDRTVSIGAPSEKQRHIYDTCREMYDALFAAIRPGATGGEVFQAGFQVAKDAGYEESYNLIYLGHMSGISTSDRPFVIAEEDKEIPEGGYINIEPGIFEPDVGTSSLEDIIRVGPAGGEAVTRTNLDLHIAD
- a CDS encoding N-acyl homoserine lactonase family protein, with the translated sequence MTYQIYALCQGRRECDSSVLLYLADTGHWTQMPYFFWILVPEGGGDPILVDTGFLEGHYQARYSLFEDYRRPRDLLAPFGLEPAKVKTVILSHLHWDHFSACRLYAAADFHLQKKELDFWRGPAGKHHFLNHFLGNLEDADWIEKEGRLHLVEGEAEIADGVSVHLVGGHTPGLQVVRVRTEEGWAVLAVDAAYVFRSFEGLIPPGILVRVDEALDALDTIKELADSPRLIFPGHDIATVNRIEETHPGVRRLA
- a CDS encoding VWA domain-containing protein; protein product: MDRRMVDFVQALRAEGVRVSLAESEDAFRATGHIGIKERDTFRSALRLTLVKEETDIPVFERLFPLFFGLEAPPALDGLGGMGEADQEQLLEALRQLAEERSPEELKRLLENLLRGQPLSREELDQLGQQAGLPMASRPGQGPWMESRMMRAAGLDKLMEALREVLEKLAAEGMGQELLDELAETAGMNREALEEQIRREIGAAIARRMREDYEKRDPLDEVMELPFRGLDEREIERVRDEVRRLAARLRSRAALRHRRARKGQFDMRATLRANQRYGGVPLELKRKHRVLKPKLILICDVSTSVRHCAEFMLTLIYELQDQVARARSFAFIDRLLDISHPFDEHRPQKAVAMVLDDLRAGHYNTDLGASLADLCRDHMGEIDRRTTVIFLGDGRNNFNDPRLDCMDLLKGRAKRIVWMNPEAPYLWGTGDSDMPEYQPYCDALHEVGNLAQLAHAVERLFDAR